Proteins from one Microbacterium hatanonis genomic window:
- a CDS encoding ABC transporter permease produces the protein MSRIGVLLVERMRRDALQLTLWVVGTAALAGAAVAGVAANFDTAEERTSLVATALANPVILLFRGLPSGTGQGAFITFLILPFLAMLSAFTTSFLAVRHTRAAEESGLAELTEATPAGRVLPTVATVVHGVIASLLLGAATTLALVGCGLEPGGSLLVGASCASIALVFLGVGLAAAQFLRTSRAANSVSVTALLVTFFAAGLGNALGTPSDDLQRMQSSPLTWFSPFGWAENTRAFDENLALPLLWCMLLAAVLIAVSFALLAQRDTGSSLVAERPGRPAARAALASTTALVARLSWPATVAWMIGGFASGALATALAPAVSSITAQNPAIAQVLAQISAGGEDLARGLVVVFFTMIGILAACAGVQTVARARQEESHGTAELVRALPTGRVRWLADFVVVGFAAIVLTVFAAVVGATVGVGMQGGDGALIVDAVVVGAGQAVAAGVFVGLTALVFTVLPRATIAVGWTLVLLAAVLGLFGPVLGLPDWAVDLAPFSVTPVPTDAGVDQRGLIWLTIAIVASVAASAVLMRRRELASAG, from the coding sequence TCGAGAGGATGAGACGCGATGCCCTTCAACTGACGCTGTGGGTCGTCGGCACGGCGGCGCTCGCGGGGGCGGCGGTCGCGGGAGTCGCGGCCAACTTCGACACCGCGGAGGAACGCACCTCCCTGGTGGCCACCGCGCTGGCGAACCCCGTGATCCTGCTCTTCCGGGGGCTTCCGTCGGGCACCGGACAGGGCGCATTCATCACGTTCCTGATCCTCCCGTTCCTCGCGATGCTGTCGGCGTTCACGACGAGCTTCCTCGCGGTGAGGCACACTCGCGCCGCCGAGGAGTCGGGGCTCGCCGAGCTCACCGAGGCGACGCCCGCCGGCCGGGTGCTGCCGACGGTCGCGACGGTCGTTCACGGCGTGATCGCGAGCCTGCTCCTGGGCGCCGCAACGACGCTCGCCCTCGTCGGATGCGGTCTGGAACCGGGCGGCTCGCTGCTGGTCGGGGCATCGTGCGCGTCGATCGCCCTCGTCTTCCTCGGGGTGGGGCTCGCCGCCGCCCAGTTCCTGCGCACCTCGCGCGCGGCCAACTCCGTCTCGGTGACCGCGCTGCTGGTGACGTTCTTCGCCGCGGGCCTCGGCAATGCGCTCGGCACCCCGAGCGACGATCTGCAGCGGATGCAGAGCTCGCCGCTGACGTGGTTCTCGCCGTTCGGCTGGGCCGAGAACACCCGGGCGTTCGATGAGAACCTGGCGCTTCCGCTGCTGTGGTGCATGCTCCTCGCCGCCGTACTGATCGCCGTCTCGTTCGCCCTCCTCGCCCAGCGCGACACGGGCTCGAGCCTCGTCGCGGAGCGCCCCGGACGCCCCGCGGCGCGAGCCGCCCTCGCATCGACGACCGCTCTCGTCGCGCGGTTGTCGTGGCCGGCGACCGTGGCGTGGATGATCGGCGGATTCGCCAGCGGCGCTCTGGCGACGGCACTCGCCCCGGCGGTGAGTTCGATCACCGCGCAGAACCCTGCCATCGCCCAGGTGCTCGCGCAGATCTCCGCCGGCGGGGAGGATCTCGCGCGCGGCCTGGTCGTCGTCTTCTTCACGATGATCGGCATCCTCGCCGCGTGCGCCGGTGTGCAGACCGTCGCCCGCGCCCGGCAGGAGGAGTCCCACGGCACGGCGGAGCTGGTGAGGGCGCTCCCCACCGGCCGCGTGCGATGGCTGGCCGACTTCGTCGTCGTGGGGTTCGCGGCCATCGTGCTGACCGTGTTCGCGGCGGTGGTCGGCGCGACGGTCGGCGTAGGGATGCAGGGTGGGGACGGCGCCCTCATCGTCGACGCCGTCGTGGTGGGAGCCGGTCAGGCTGTGGCCGCGGGGGTCTTCGTCGGACTGACCGCGCTGGTGTTCACGGTGCTCCCGCGCGCCACGATCGCCGTCGGGTGGACGCTCGTCCTCCTCGCCGCCGTCCTCGGGCTGTTCGGACCGGTGCTGGGCCTCCCCGACTGGGCGGTGGACCTGGCCCCGTTCTCCGTCACGCCGGTGCCCACGGACGCCGGCGTCGACCAGCGCGGTCTCATCTGGCTGACGATCGCGATCGTCGCCTCGGTCGCGGCATCCGCCGTCCTCATGCGTCGCCGCGAGCTGGCCTCGGCGGGCTGA
- a CDS encoding zinc-binding dehydrogenase: protein MRAITHHEFGDPAAVLTVEDAETPTPGEGEVRIRTLLSPIHNHDLWTIRGTYGYKPALPARAGTEAVGVVEEVGAGVDSLRVGQRVATGGTFGVWAEQFIARAAGLVPVSEGLPDEAAAQLVSMPFSAISLLEFLDLKTGDWIVQNAANGAVGRMVAQIGAARGINVVGLVRRASGVRELEDQGISRIVAVDTEGWQGRVAELTGGADIVAGVDSVGGRSSGDVLSLLAENGTLVAFGAMDSPTMELASGDVIFRQATVKGFWGSKVAGSMDAATRTELFGELARHLSSGVLTLPVASIHGFDDVAAAVTASGEAGRVGKVLLRP from the coding sequence ATGCGCGCGATCACCCACCACGAGTTCGGCGACCCGGCAGCAGTGCTCACCGTCGAAGACGCCGAGACCCCCACGCCCGGCGAGGGAGAGGTGCGCATCCGCACCCTTCTCTCCCCCATCCACAACCACGATCTCTGGACGATCCGCGGCACCTACGGCTACAAGCCCGCTCTTCCCGCTCGCGCCGGAACCGAGGCCGTCGGTGTCGTGGAAGAGGTGGGCGCCGGAGTCGATTCGCTGCGGGTGGGCCAGCGCGTCGCGACGGGCGGCACGTTCGGGGTCTGGGCCGAACAGTTCATCGCGCGCGCGGCAGGGCTCGTCCCCGTCTCCGAAGGCCTCCCCGACGAAGCGGCCGCCCAGCTCGTGTCGATGCCGTTCAGTGCGATCAGCCTGCTGGAGTTCCTCGACCTGAAGACCGGCGACTGGATCGTGCAGAACGCCGCGAACGGCGCGGTCGGTCGCATGGTCGCCCAGATCGGCGCTGCGCGCGGCATCAATGTGGTGGGCCTCGTCCGCCGCGCGTCGGGCGTGCGCGAGCTCGAGGACCAGGGCATCTCGCGCATCGTCGCGGTCGACACCGAGGGCTGGCAAGGTCGCGTGGCCGAGCTCACCGGAGGCGCCGACATCGTCGCGGGCGTCGACTCCGTCGGCGGCCGGTCGAGCGGTGATGTGCTGTCGCTCCTCGCCGAGAACGGAACCCTCGTCGCCTTCGGCGCGATGGACAGCCCGACGATGGAGCTCGCCTCGGGCGATGTCATCTTCAGGCAGGCCACGGTGAAGGGATTCTGGGGCAGCAAGGTCGCGGGGAGCATGGATGCGGCGACCCGCACCGAGCTGTTCGGCGAGCTCGCGCGCCACCTCTCGTCGGGAGTGCTCACGCTGCCGGTCGCATCGATCCACGGGTTCGACGATGTCGCCGCGGCCGTGACCGCCTCGGGCGAAGCGGGCCGCGTCGGCAAGGTGCTCCTGCGTCCCTGA
- a CDS encoding ABC transporter permease, giving the protein MSTPNRTGVGSFGIGRTLRLGLSRVAYEVRSYFRQGDSVFFTFLFPVLFLLIFAVAFSSATFGPPGGEISSAAYYLPGMLAAGLLLSGLQNLAIDIAMERSDGSLKRLGGTPLSPVSYFMGKLGQVLVTGFLQAALLIAIAGIFFGVALPTDPQRWLTFAWVFLLGVTTCAILGIGLSALPRTGRSASAVVIPIVLVLQFISGIFIQFSVLPEWLQNVASIFPLKWLAQGMRSVFLPEAFAADEPGGTWQHGLTLGVTLIWLVVGLILVRVTFRWIRKDS; this is encoded by the coding sequence CTGTCGACGCCGAACCGCACCGGCGTGGGGTCGTTCGGGATCGGGCGCACGCTGCGCCTCGGCCTCTCGCGCGTCGCCTACGAGGTGAGGTCGTATTTCCGGCAGGGCGACTCGGTCTTCTTCACGTTCCTGTTCCCGGTGCTGTTCCTGCTCATCTTCGCGGTGGCCTTCAGCTCCGCGACGTTCGGGCCGCCCGGCGGCGAGATCTCGTCGGCCGCCTACTACCTGCCGGGCATGCTCGCCGCGGGACTGCTGCTCTCGGGCCTGCAGAACCTCGCGATCGACATCGCGATGGAGCGCAGCGACGGATCGCTCAAGCGCCTGGGCGGAACGCCGCTGTCGCCGGTGTCGTACTTCATGGGCAAGCTCGGTCAGGTGCTGGTCACGGGGTTCCTGCAGGCCGCCCTCCTCATCGCGATCGCCGGGATCTTCTTCGGCGTGGCGCTGCCGACCGACCCGCAGCGGTGGCTGACCTTCGCGTGGGTGTTCCTGCTCGGCGTCACCACGTGCGCGATCCTCGGCATCGGCCTCAGCGCCCTCCCGCGCACCGGGCGCAGCGCCTCGGCGGTGGTCATCCCGATCGTGCTGGTGCTGCAGTTCATCTCGGGCATCTTCATCCAGTTCTCGGTGCTGCCCGAGTGGCTGCAGAACGTGGCCAGCATCTTCCCGTTGAAGTGGCTGGCGCAGGGCATGCGTTCGGTCTTCCTGCCCGAGGCGTTCGCCGCCGATGAGCCGGGCGGCACCTGGCAGCACGGACTCACCCTGGGGGTGACGCTCATCTGGCTCGTCGTGGGCCTGATCCTCGTGCGCGTCACCTTCCGCTGGATCCGCAAGGACAGCTGA
- a CDS encoding FUSC family protein, which yields MSTSPTRARMTGSMRAARTLVAPSRVLLATKTAGAAVLAWYLAPLIPFAADEYSYYAPLGVVVSMYPTLADSARSSVQTVLGLAIGIGFGLVAVGLDAAGVPAAVALAAIVAIGVLLGGARVLGPGREWIVMAALFVLLIGGRGDPDQFSVSYLVTMAFGIVVGVAVNVLIAPPVFLPYASRRLSELRDTVAARLDEMADAVGAGGVDHDALAASMSELSTMLLTVADEVREADRSLRGNPRGRRQAAAQEENARRLRALEHVTFFARDLADILGRIPPTGAPLRGEARTLLAEAVRACRDVVATAPGDRDTTALIETAGAAVEGYLASLEPVDTGIAELAETVTAGVSLRRMIDACRPFA from the coding sequence GTGAGCACCTCTCCCACGCGCGCCCGGATGACCGGGTCGATGCGCGCCGCGCGCACCCTCGTCGCGCCGTCGCGCGTGCTGCTGGCGACGAAGACCGCGGGTGCCGCCGTGCTCGCCTGGTACCTCGCGCCGCTCATCCCCTTCGCCGCCGACGAGTACTCGTACTACGCACCGCTGGGGGTCGTGGTGAGCATGTACCCGACGCTGGCCGATTCGGCGCGCTCGAGCGTGCAGACGGTGCTGGGCCTGGCGATCGGCATCGGTTTCGGACTCGTCGCGGTCGGGCTCGATGCCGCGGGGGTGCCGGCTGCGGTCGCCCTCGCCGCCATCGTGGCGATCGGGGTGCTGCTGGGGGGTGCGCGCGTGCTCGGCCCCGGGCGCGAGTGGATCGTCATGGCCGCGCTGTTCGTGCTGCTGATCGGGGGGAGGGGCGATCCCGACCAGTTCTCGGTGTCATACCTCGTCACGATGGCGTTCGGCATCGTGGTCGGCGTCGCGGTGAACGTCCTCATCGCACCCCCGGTGTTCCTGCCCTACGCCTCCCGGCGGCTCAGCGAACTCCGCGACACCGTCGCCGCCCGCCTCGACGAGATGGCCGACGCCGTCGGTGCGGGAGGCGTCGACCACGACGCACTGGCCGCGTCGATGAGCGAACTGTCGACGATGCTCCTGACGGTCGCCGACGAGGTGCGCGAGGCCGACCGCAGCCTCCGCGGCAACCCGAGGGGCCGCCGGCAGGCGGCCGCCCAGGAGGAGAATGCGCGTCGCTTGCGGGCCCTCGAGCACGTCACGTTCTTCGCGCGCGATCTCGCCGATATCCTCGGCCGCATCCCACCGACGGGGGCTCCGCTTCGCGGTGAGGCGCGCACGCTCCTGGCCGAGGCGGTGCGCGCGTGCCGCGACGTCGTCGCCACCGCACCGGGCGACCGCGACACCACGGCGCTCATCGAGACCGCCGGCGCGGCGGTCGAGGGCTACCTCGCGTCGCTGGAGCCCGTCGACACCGGCATCGCCGAGCTGGCGGAGACCGTGACCGCGGGGGTCAGTCTCCGCCGCATGATCGACGCCTGCCGCCCGTTCGCCTGA
- a CDS encoding SRPBCC family protein produces the protein MIDSSRGFTLERLLDATPEQIWNAWTDADDAAQWWHPNGMTTPRETVTIDAKEGGRYAYTMVDDASGETHPTGGLYREVVPQRRLVFTWGEPDADPDETPVVTVEIAPAGDLTRLTFDLRGVDGMAGDDSFYDGWASALDELVTHLGQSAVHG, from the coding sequence ATGATCGATTCCTCCCGCGGATTCACTCTCGAGCGACTGCTCGACGCGACCCCCGAACAGATCTGGAACGCATGGACGGATGCCGACGACGCCGCGCAGTGGTGGCATCCGAACGGCATGACCACGCCGCGCGAAACGGTGACCATCGACGCGAAGGAGGGCGGACGCTACGCCTACACGATGGTCGATGACGCGTCGGGCGAGACGCACCCGACAGGCGGGCTCTACCGAGAGGTGGTGCCGCAGCGGCGACTCGTCTTCACCTGGGGCGAGCCCGACGCCGATCCCGACGAGACCCCGGTGGTGACGGTCGAGATCGCACCGGCCGGAGATCTGACGCGGCTGACCTTCGACCTGCGCGGCGTCGACGGCATGGCCGGTGATGACAGCTTCTACGACGGATGGGCGAGTGCGCTCGACGAGCTCGTCACGCACCTCGGCCAGTCGGCCGTCCACGGCTGA
- a CDS encoding ABC transporter ATP-binding protein, with product MTESVVEVSDLTKTYRGGFEALKGISFEIHRGETFALLGPNGAGKSTAIEILEGYRNRSGGTVSVLGVDPHHATLEWKSRLGIVLQNTGEAPTASVKELLTHFAGFYPRARRVDEVIAAVGLTEKAKTPVRKLSGGQRRRVDVALGIIGQPDLLFLDEPTTGFDPEARRQFWDLIRGLQGEGTTILLTTHYLDEAAELSQRAAILVGGELASIGPIDELGGPASRVPVVRWRQDGVAHQERTSSPGEYVARLVAESGREPEGLEVVRPSLEDIYLSFVDPAAASTEEVPA from the coding sequence ATGACCGAATCCGTCGTCGAGGTGTCCGACCTCACCAAGACCTATCGCGGGGGATTCGAGGCGCTCAAGGGCATCAGCTTCGAGATCCATCGCGGTGAGACCTTCGCGCTGCTCGGCCCGAACGGGGCGGGCAAGAGCACCGCGATCGAGATCCTCGAGGGCTACCGCAACCGCAGCGGCGGAACGGTGTCGGTGCTCGGCGTCGACCCCCACCACGCCACGCTGGAGTGGAAGTCGCGCCTGGGGATCGTGCTGCAGAACACCGGCGAGGCCCCGACCGCCTCGGTGAAGGAGCTGCTCACGCACTTCGCGGGCTTCTATCCGCGTGCCCGTCGTGTCGACGAGGTGATCGCCGCGGTCGGTCTGACCGAGAAGGCCAAGACGCCCGTCCGCAAGCTCTCGGGCGGCCAACGTCGACGCGTCGATGTCGCGCTCGGCATCATCGGGCAGCCCGACCTGCTGTTCCTCGACGAGCCCACGACCGGGTTCGACCCCGAGGCGCGGCGGCAGTTCTGGGATCTCATCCGGGGGCTGCAGGGGGAGGGCACCACGATCCTGCTCACCACGCACTACCTCGACGAGGCGGCCGAGCTGTCGCAGCGCGCGGCCATCCTCGTCGGTGGCGAACTCGCCTCGATCGGGCCGATCGACGAGCTCGGCGGGCCCGCGTCGCGTGTGCCGGTGGTGCGCTGGCGCCAGGACGGCGTCGCCCATCAGGAACGGACGTCGAGCCCCGGGGAGTACGTCGCGCGTCTCGTGGCAGAGTCCGGCCGCGAACCCGAGGGTCTCGAGGTGGTGCGTCCGAGCCTGGAGGACATCTACCTCTCGTTCGTCGATCCGGCGGCCGCATCGACCGAGGAGGTCCCGGCGTGA
- a CDS encoding TetR/AcrR family transcriptional regulator, translating into MGRLRTFDHDEVVRSARDLFWSRGYAEAGIGELEEATSLKRSSLYHAFGSKRGLFEAVVVDYLAHVARPRLAGLRESNPAPEALERYLAALRAEVLSPASASRSGCLLLNAACTPLASDDDGVRAIIADYTEEIRVAVRAGVAAGRPDLDAASQRTLAVTCSSLVLAALAQARTDEAGAAESLDAATSVLATWQPRAAQASVTAVP; encoded by the coding sequence ATGGGACGACTGCGAACGTTCGACCACGACGAGGTGGTGCGCTCGGCGCGCGACCTGTTCTGGTCGCGGGGCTACGCCGAAGCGGGCATCGGAGAGCTGGAAGAGGCGACCTCTCTGAAGCGGTCGAGCCTCTACCACGCGTTCGGGAGCAAACGGGGGCTGTTCGAAGCGGTCGTCGTCGACTACCTCGCTCACGTCGCCCGCCCTCGCCTCGCGGGGCTGCGGGAGAGCAACCCCGCCCCCGAGGCGCTCGAGCGCTACCTCGCGGCCCTGCGCGCTGAGGTCCTCTCGCCGGCGTCAGCGTCGAGATCGGGCTGTCTCCTTCTGAACGCGGCGTGCACCCCGCTGGCGAGCGACGACGACGGCGTCCGGGCGATCATCGCCGACTACACCGAAGAGATCCGTGTCGCCGTCCGCGCGGGCGTCGCCGCGGGTCGACCCGACCTCGACGCCGCATCGCAACGCACGCTGGCGGTCACCTGCTCGTCGCTCGTGCTGGCCGCTCTGGCTCAGGCGCGCACCGACGAGGCGGGCGCGGCGGAGAGCCTGGATGCTGCCACGTCCGTTCTCGCGACCTGGCAGCCGCGGGCCGCTCAGGCCAGCGTGACCGCCGTGCCGTAG
- a CDS encoding NUDIX domain-containing protein, with protein sequence MVVMSAGILLYRLDGGGVQVLIAHMGGPYWASKDAAAWSIPKGEFDPDHESALDAAHREFREELGVDAPAGDYAELGTFAYSSGKRVVVFVADGAGFDASGFSFGEFEMEWPPRSGETARFPEVDRAEWTAIDDARERLVKGQRPALEALGKMIELAAG encoded by the coding sequence ATGGTGGTGATGAGCGCCGGCATCCTGCTGTACCGTCTCGACGGCGGCGGGGTGCAGGTGCTCATCGCCCACATGGGAGGCCCGTACTGGGCCTCGAAAGACGCCGCCGCCTGGTCGATCCCGAAGGGCGAGTTCGATCCCGACCACGAGTCCGCTCTGGATGCTGCGCACCGCGAGTTCCGCGAGGAGCTCGGCGTCGATGCGCCGGCGGGCGACTACGCCGAGCTGGGCACCTTCGCGTACTCGTCGGGCAAGCGCGTCGTGGTGTTCGTCGCGGACGGCGCAGGTTTCGACGCATCCGGATTCTCGTTCGGCGAGTTCGAGATGGAGTGGCCGCCGCGGTCGGGCGAGACCGCGCGATTCCCCGAGGTCGACCGCGCCGAGTGGACAGCGATCGACGACGCGCGCGAACGCCTCGTGAAGGGCCAGCGCCCCGCTCTCGAGGCGCTCGGGAAGATGATCGAGCTCGCCGCGGGGTAG
- a CDS encoding aldo/keto reductase family protein: protein MVNYRYLGSSGLKVSEITYGNWVTHASQVGDDAAVKTVHAALDAGITTFDTADTYANTAAEVILGKALEGQRRESLEIFTKVYFPTGPGGPNDTGLSRKHITESINGSLKRLGTDYVDLYQAHRFDYETPLEETFQTFADLVRQGKVLYIGVSEWTAEQLREGHALAKELNIQLISNQPQYSMLWRVIEDKVVPASEELGISQIVWSPMAQGVLSGKYLPGQPVPEGSRATDEKSGANFIKRFLAEDTLTAVQRLKPIAEQAGLSMPQMAIAWVLQNPNVAAALVGASRPEQLADTVKASGVTLDADTLSAIDDALGGTVERDGQKTYETSPKARLA, encoded by the coding sequence ATGGTCAACTATCGCTATCTGGGCAGCAGTGGTCTCAAGGTCTCGGAGATCACGTACGGCAACTGGGTGACGCACGCGTCGCAGGTCGGAGACGACGCCGCCGTCAAGACCGTGCACGCCGCCCTTGACGCCGGCATCACGACGTTCGACACCGCCGACACCTACGCCAACACCGCCGCCGAGGTCATCCTCGGGAAGGCACTCGAGGGGCAGCGGCGCGAGTCGCTCGAGATCTTCACGAAGGTCTACTTCCCGACCGGACCGGGCGGCCCCAACGACACCGGCTTGAGCCGCAAGCACATCACCGAGTCGATCAACGGGTCGCTCAAGCGCCTCGGCACCGACTACGTCGATCTCTACCAGGCGCACCGCTTCGACTACGAGACGCCGCTCGAGGAGACGTTCCAGACGTTCGCCGACCTGGTGCGCCAGGGCAAGGTGCTCTACATCGGCGTCTCGGAGTGGACCGCCGAGCAGCTGCGCGAGGGTCACGCTCTCGCGAAGGAGCTCAACATCCAGCTCATCTCGAACCAGCCGCAGTACTCGATGCTGTGGCGCGTCATCGAAGACAAGGTCGTTCCCGCCAGCGAGGAGCTCGGCATCTCGCAGATCGTCTGGTCGCCCATGGCGCAGGGCGTACTGAGCGGCAAGTACCTGCCCGGTCAGCCGGTGCCCGAGGGGTCGCGCGCGACCGACGAGAAGAGCGGCGCGAACTTCATCAAGCGCTTCCTCGCCGAAGACACGCTCACCGCGGTGCAGCGCCTGAAGCCCATCGCCGAGCAGGCGGGCCTGTCGATGCCGCAGATGGCGATCGCCTGGGTGCTGCAGAACCCGAACGTCGCCGCCGCGCTCGTCGGCGCGTCGCGTCCGGAGCAGCTCGCCGACACCGTCAAGGCGTCCGGTGTCACGCTCGACGCCGACACGCTCTCCGCGATCGACGACGCACTGGGCGGCACGGTCGAGCGCGACGGGCAGAAGACGTACGAGACATCGCCCAAGGCGCGGCTGGCCTGA
- a CDS encoding DUF429 domain-containing protein produces the protein MRTAGVDLAAESTRTALAVVEWGGTDAALTQLSVGVSDDAVVDASAGVDKIGIDCAFGWPDDFVAFLVAHSVPATAPAVDGGMDWRRTLAYRETDRVARRVTGRWPLSVSTDRLGLTAMRCAGLLGRLRDAGRDVDRSGGGDVAEVYPGASLRLWGFDTTGYRTDPDVRERLLARVVETAPWLDLRGHADALVRSGDAFDAVVAALAARGAALGRYAPPEPAQLERARREGWIALPTGALADLVASRG, from the coding sequence ATGCGCACCGCGGGGGTCGACCTCGCCGCCGAGAGCACCAGGACGGCGCTGGCGGTCGTGGAATGGGGCGGGACGGATGCGGCACTGACGCAGCTGTCGGTCGGTGTCTCCGACGACGCCGTCGTCGACGCATCCGCCGGCGTCGACAAGATCGGGATCGACTGCGCATTCGGGTGGCCCGACGACTTCGTGGCATTCCTCGTCGCGCACTCCGTCCCGGCCACGGCTCCGGCCGTCGACGGGGGCATGGACTGGCGGCGCACGCTCGCGTACCGCGAGACCGACCGCGTCGCGCGGCGGGTCACGGGGCGGTGGCCGTTGAGCGTGTCCACCGACCGGCTCGGGCTCACCGCGATGCGGTGCGCGGGGCTGCTCGGACGGCTGCGCGACGCCGGGCGCGATGTCGACCGGTCGGGCGGCGGAGACGTCGCCGAGGTCTACCCCGGGGCGAGTCTGCGGCTCTGGGGGTTCGACACGACGGGGTATCGCACCGATCCCGACGTGCGGGAGCGGCTTCTCGCGCGGGTGGTCGAGACGGCCCCGTGGCTCGACCTCCGAGGCCACGCCGACGCCCTCGTGCGCTCGGGCGACGCGTTCGATGCCGTCGTCGCGGCGCTCGCCGCGCGGGGCGCCGCCCTCGGCCGGTACGCGCCTCCCGAACCCGCGCAGCTCGAGCGCGCTCGGCGCGAGGGGTGGATCGCGCTGCCGACCGGCGCGCTCGCCGACCTCGTGGCGTCGCGGGGGTAG